The segment CCATCACCCAACAGCACCTGAACTCCGTGGCCGAAAGCATGTCGGTCACGGAGGAGCTGGCCGGGATAGAAGCGCGCCTGGCCGAGGTCGGCGACCTCATGTCCCGGTTCACCCTGCTGGAAAAGCAGTACCGCTCCGACATCGACCGGCTCGTCATGGTCACCGAGGCCGGCAACCTCCTGGGGTTCTTCAAGGTCGGCACCTGCGTCTTCTGCGGCGCCGAACCCGAACACCAGCACCCCGACCACAGCGAACGCGAGACGACTCAGCTACATCTCGCAGTGGAAACCGAGATGGCCAAGACCGCCTCCCTCCTCGATGACCTTCGGCCGACCATGCGCGACCTGCTCAGTCAGCTCGAAGAACTCAGCAGCCGCAGGGAGGAGCTGAAGGCATCCGCTGCTCGCCTCGACGCGGACATCTCCGTCACCCGGGGACGGCTCGCCCCGCTGCGCGAGGACATGGACCAGCATCTTGAGGTCCGCTCGGCCATCGAACGTGACCTGGACCTTCACCAGCGCATCGAGGAACTGGAAGAACGCCGGTCGCAGCTGGACGGTGAAGCCGCAACGCCCACCCACCGGCCCACCGACTACATTCCGAACGGGGTACTCTCCGCCTTTGACCGGGTCCTCCAGGACACGCTGGAGGCATGGAAGGTGCCCTCCGTCGAGTACGCGGAGTACGACCAGTACCAGATGGAGATCAGGGCAGGTAACCGACTGCGGGCCTCTCGGGGCAAGGGCGTCCGCTCCGTGCTGCACTCCGCATTCACCACAGCCCTCGCCCACTACTGCCGTGAGCACGACCGGCCGCACCCCGGGCTCGTCGTCCTCGACTCGCCCGTCGTCACCTACCGCGGCCCCCACAGTGACCCCCAGGGCGACGCCCCAGGTGACGACGTACCGATGACATCGACCGTCGTCGATCACTTCTACCGGAACATGCTCACCTTCCCAGGACAGGTGATCATCTTCGAGAACGGCGACCCGCCCCACGACGTCATCGCCCAAGCCCGCACCCACCGGTTCGGCCTGCAAGAAGGCGACCGTGCCGGCTTCTTCCCTTCAAGGCGGGAGAGGCGGTCAGGTCCGTGAGCGGCTGAGGCCACGTGTTGATGACGGAGACGCTGCCGGAGCCGGAGTTGGTGACGTAGGCGCGCTGGAGGGTGTAGGTGAAGCCGCCGGGGACGGTCGCGTTGCCGCCCGGCGTGGTGACCTGGACGGTGCCGGTGCCCGCCGGTGCGGTGCGGTGCCGGTCAGCGAAGTCCCCGCGCCGTTGACCACGATGCTGGTGCCCGGCACACCGTTGAACGTGACGCTCGCCCTGGTCAGGTTCGTCCCGGTCAGCGTGAAGGCCATGCCACCGGAAGGGGCCCCGAAGGTGGGCGAGAGAGCGGTGACAGTGGGCGCGCCGGCGTAGGTGTAGTACCAGCTCTTGCTGGCGCCGCCCGCTGTGATGACGCTGACGGCGACGGCGCCGGCTGTGTCTCCGGCGGGCCGTGGTAGTGCCCATCTCGCGGTCGTTGACGACGGTGGGGACGACCGTGTGGGTGCCGAAGCGCACGGCGGTGGCAGTGGACAAGTCCGTGCCGGTGAGGGTGACGGCGGCTCCACCCGCGAGCGGGCCGGAGGCCGGGCTCACACCACACAGGGGGGTGGCCCGAAGTAGATGAATGCAGCCGTGGTGGGTCCCCTGACCGCGAATGGTGGCTCCCGTCCGGGTTGCACTTGCAGCGGCAGCGGAGAGAAGAGAGGTCGAACTTCCCTCTTTCGAAGGACTATATGCGAATCAGATCACCCACCTCTAGCAAGCCTGCGGATATTTCCCTTACCTGAACGCCCTACCTATGATCGAACTTGACCGCCTATGCTCAATCTGCTCCGCCTATCGGACGTTCTGCGCGTCAACTTACCTATAGGCGGGGGGGGCAGTAAGCCCACTTTCAGAAGTTTCACGCCAGTGGTAGTGCGGGCGGCTGCTCGCTACGTTGCAGGCAGGACAGCAAGAAGGGCTCCGAGGCGACGGCAGCCGGACTCGAAGCCCTTACGCGTCCGCTCCACCCAATTCCTGAAGGAGGACTTCGAGTTGATCGCACGCGTGCACCAGAACTGGATCAGTCAGCGCCTGGTGTCTTTCGGCAATAGCATTCCACCCTGCAGCCTCAGTCAATCAGCGATCATGAGCATTCGTGCAATCACGGTGCGGTGGGCTTCCGTTCTGACGACCGCTCTGATCCTTGTTGCGGTCTTCCAGAGTGACCTACTGAAGGCCGGCGTGATCCTGTCTCTGACGCCAATGGTGTTGGCAGATCGCTCCGTTCTCACCTTCCTGCGGGTCTGGAGGCGATAGCCCCTCCGCAAAGGCCGCGGCACGGTTCCATGAGCCCCTGCCCGGCTGCCCCGTCCTAGGCCGTGTCTTCAAATGATCTTGAGTGGTGGATCATGGTGGGGTGATACGTCGCCATGAACTGTCTGATGCCGAATGGGAGTTTGTCCGGCCGCTGCTTCCCGAGTCCGTGCGGGGCCGGAAGCGGTTGGATGACCGCACTGTGCTCAACGGAATCGTGTGGAAGTTCCGTACCGGCACGGCTTGGCGGGATGTGCCTGAGCGGTACGGGCCGTGGGCTACGCTCCACACCCGTTTTCGCCGTTGGGCGCTGGACGGTACCTTCGAGCGGATGTTGCGGGCCGCCCAGGCGCAGGCGGATGCGGCCGGTGACATCGACTGGCTCGTGTCGGTCGACTCCACCGTCGTCCGCGCCCACCAGCACGCCGCCGGGGCTCGAAAAAGGGGATCCGCAGCCCCGGACTCGGACGCTCCCGGGGCGGCCTGACCAGCAAGATTCATCTCGCCTGCGACGCGGCGGGCCGCCCGCTCGCCTTCACTGTCACCGGCGGGAACACCAACGACTGCACCCAGTTCACCACCGTGATGGAGTCGATACGGGTGCCGCGTATCGGCCCGGGACATCCCCGGGTCCGGCCGGCTCATGTCCTGGGCGACAAGGGCTACAGCTCCAAGGCCATCCGCACCTGGCTCAGGCGGCGGGGCGTCAGCCACACCATCCCCGAACGAGCCGACCAGATCCGCAACCGGCTCCGCCGCGGCAGCCGCGGCGTACGCCCGCCGGCTTTCGACAAGCAGCTCTACAAGCAGCGCAACGTGGTGGAACGCTGCTTCAACCGGTTGAAACAGTGGCGCGGCATCGCCACCCGCTACGACAAGACCGCCGAGTCCTACCAAGCAGCCGTCGCCCTCGCATCGCTTCTGATGTGGGCGTGACATTTGAAGACAACTCCTAGTACTGCAACGGTGTTTGCCGTGACGGTTGGATAGGCCGGTCGTTGGTCTGGGCACGAGTGGGGACCTTGCTGATGCCAGGATGTGGGCCAGTGAATTGGATGCTGTGCACGAGCGGTTCGTGCATCGGTTTTCCAGGACGGAGCCGCGGGAGTCGGCGCTTGCCTACATGCGGGGATTGATTGCTCCGCTGGAGCGGAAGAACGGCTGGACACTGGCCGAACAGGCCGGTCACGCGGCTCCGGACCGTATCCATCGACTGCTGAACCGGATCGAGTGGGAAGCGGATGAGGTCCTCGACGATGTGCGTGACTACGTCGTCGAGCACCTCGGCGGCCCCGAGGCCGTGCTCATTGTGGATGACACCGGCTTCCTCAAGAAAGGCGTGCGCTCGGCAGGGGTCCAGCGTCAGTACTCCGGAACCGCGGGACGGACGGAGAGTTGCCAGGTCGGCGTCTTCCTCGCCTATGCAGCCGGCGGTGGCCGGACGTTGATCGACCGCAGGTATATCTGCCCACTTCCTGGACGGACGACCGTGAACGCTGCCGCAGGGCCGGCATTGCCGACGAGGTCGGCTTCGAGACCAAGGTCGTCATGGCCAAAAAGATGGTCCGCCGCGCGATCGCGGACAAGATTCCGTTCCGGTGGGTGACCGCTGATGCCGCATACGGCTTCAGCAAGGGCTGGCGGTCCGAGCTGGAGCAGGCCGATGTCTTCCATGTCATGGCCACCACCCGCCACGACACCGTCGTCACTCGCTGGGCCCTGGACCACCCCGTCCACGACCTGTTCACGGGCCTGCCGCGGCAGAAGTGGAAACGCCGCTCGTGCGGGAACGGTGCTCATGGGATGCGGGTGTTCGACTGGGCGCGTGTCGAAGTCCGACCCTGGCACCGCGAGGACCGCCGCCACTGGGTTATCGCCCGCCGCAGCGTCAGCCGGCCCGAGCAGATCTCCTACTACATCGCCTACTGCCCCGCCGGCACCACCCTGGACGAGTTGATCCACATCGCCGGCAGCCGGTGGGCCCTCGAAGAATGCTTCCAGACGGCGAAGCAGGAGTGCGGCCTGGACAACTACCAAGTCCGCCGCTATCCGGGCTGGCACCGTCACATCACCCTGGCCATGGCAGCCCACGCCTGCCTGACCGTCCTGCAGGCCCGTGCACTCGATGCCGAGAAAGCAGAAACGGATCCTCCCAGCTCATCCACCTCAGCCTCGCCGAGATCAGACGCCTGATCACCCGCCTCACCGACCGCCAACCCACACCCGTCGACCACATCCTGCACTGGTCACACTGGCGCCGAAAACGACAACACCAGGCCCGCATCAGCCACTACACACGACGCGCTGGTCGCGAGCGGATTCCGGTATGTCCTTGGCGCTGAGCGCGAGGTTGTTGTCGACGGTGAAGAAGGGCGTGAGGCGGGTCATGCCACGCTTCGGGTGTGCAAGATGCGTCACCGGAGTCTTGTCTGTCATCTTGCGATCAACTATGTCTCCTCCGATGCGGCCTATGGGGATGGGGGCGTGGCCTGGGGAGTTCAAGCGCAGCCGCAGGTCCCACAGGTCGTGCTCTGCTCTGCGGTGGTTGAGCATGTCGCGGTAGTCGAGGGTGAACTCAAAGCTTCCGTCGGCAATTTGAGTGACCGAGGTGGTGAAGTCGTGTTCGGGCCCGGTGCGGGAGGCGGCCACCACGGCTGCCGCAGTCAGGTTCGCCTTGATGTTCGGACTGAGCAGTGTCGCGGTGACCGAGACGTGTGCGCCGTCGATCGTGATGCGGTGCACCTCTGCGTGGGCGGGACGGTGCCAGGTACGCAGGGCGAGGTAGCCATCGCTTGTGGTGTACGGGATGCAAGCGCTGACTCCGTTGCGGCCCGCGATGGGGTGGCGTCCTACAAGGGCGGCTTGTTCAGTGAGCGCTGCGGTGAGACGGGTACGACGCGCGGCGGTGTTGCTGTCACGGTGGGCGACGTAGCAGTCCCAGCGGCCTTCGGTGAGTTCGGCGCCGACCGGCAGGATGATGTGCGGGTCAGTCTGGTCGGGTGCGGTGGCCTCGGATATGGGGAGGCGTATCTCGCGGCCCTTGGGATCCTTGCGCAGCCGGGCGACGAAGTCGAGGAGGCCGGTGGGGAGGGTGTCGGCGACGAGGCGGATGAGGAGGGCATCGTCGGACAGGGCTCGTGCGCGCGCCGATGCGCGTGGGGCGGTGATGTGGTGGGGCTCTGTTGCGGCCTGTGCCGGTCGTTGCTGCCGCCGTGTGTGCACCGCGGGCGCGGCTGCGCGTACCGCTGAGCGCAACCTTGTCAAAAGGGACGGGCGATCAGTGGTCTGCAGGTCACCGAAGAGCCGTTCGTAGCGACGGGCGGCTGAGGCGGGGGCGAAAGCGCGGGCACGTTCACGGGCGGCATCGCCGAGTCGGTCGCGTAAGGCGTCGTCCGTCATGAGCTGCCTCAGCGCGTCCACGTACGCGTCGCTGCTGTCCTGCAGCGGCACGAGGACGCCGTTGGTGTCGTGATCGATGATCTCGGCCGGTCCGTGCGGGCAATCTGTGGCGATGACCGGTACGCCGCAGTGCATGGCTTCGACGATGGTCATGCCGAAGGACTCCATGTCGGAGGAGACCGCGGCGATGGCGCCCTTTGCCCATTCGGTCTCGATCGGTGCGACAGGGCCCATGAGACGCACCTGTTCGTAGAGTCCGAGCCGGTCGATCTGCTCGCGCAGCCGGGGTTTGTCGGGGCCGCGTCCATAAATGCGCAGGGTCCAGTCCGGGTGGTCTGCGGCTACCTCGGCGAATGCGTCGATCAATCGGTCATAGCGTTTGATGCTGACCAGCCGGCCCGCGGCCACGATGACTTTCGAGCGACGGGTTGAGGGATCGACCGCGGGCACGGGCACGCTGTTGGGGATGCAGAGGATTCGCGTCGATACGCCGGGCAGGGCTGCGCGGTACTGGGATGCGTCGGCTTCGGATACGGTCACGAAGGCGTCCAGGCCGGCGATGGCATCGGCCTGATGGCCACGCAGGGTCGGACTGTGGGCATCGAGGCTCAGGTGTTCCTGTCCGATGCGCAGGTAGCGGCTGCGCGCGTCGCGGGCGAGGTAGCCGTTGAGGTCGGGACGGGTGGCAATCACCACGTCTGCGTCGGTGTGACGGAGCCAGGTGCCGATGCGTTCGTCGTGTAGGGCCGAATACGGCAGGCGCCCGGAGTTCGCGGCGGCGCCCGTGTCGGGGAACATCGTGCACGGCTGCCGGGTCAGCTCGTGGCGCCGTTCACAGCCGGGGCTGTTTTCACGCATGTCGATCAGGGAGGTCAGTCGCACCCGTTTATCGAGGGCGAGAGCCGGTGTGTCACTCACTCGGTGCACACTCACCACCTCGACTGCGTGGCGTGCGGCGAGGGCGTGCGACAGGTTCATGGTGGATCGGATGGTCCCGCCGATGCCGAACGCATTGTTGATGAGGAACGCGATTTTCATCGTTCTCTTTCACAGTGATGTGGAATGTGCGATCGCCGATCTGGGAGCCGTCCGGGAGCGGAACCACACCGTGGTGGATTTGCGGAGGTTGTCGAACCGTTCGCTTGTCACGGGAAGCACCGGTGACAAGGTGACCAGTCATGGTCGGGTTGATTCCTCACTGCGTTGCTTCGGGGCAGTGGGATTGCCGCCATGGCAGGAACAGTTCCGGGCGATTGGTGATGACGCCGTCAACACCCCATGACGCCGCAAGCTGCCAATCGGTCTCGCTGTCGACCGTCCAGACGAACACTTCGACCCCGGCCGCCTTCAGCTGCTCCACCACAGCAGGACGGGCAGAGAGTCCCTTGAAGTTCACCGCGTACGCACTGAGAGCGAAGGTGCGTGCCGTGGCTACGGGATCCGGATCGAGCTTGGACCGGAGTAGTGCGACCTTGGTCCTGTAGCCGGAGGCGGCTGCATGCCGTACGACGTCCTCATCGAAGGACTGGACCACGGTACGTTCGTTCATCCCCGCTTCGGCCACGAGCTTGAGGGCATGCTCCACCGCTGCTGACGTCTGCGGCCCCTTGATCTCCAGGAGTAGACGGGCAGGCCGGTTCTTCAGGGAGGACAGGACCTCTTCCAGGGTGGGCACGTGTCCGCCCCCCTTCACCCTCAATCGGGAGATCTCCTCGGCGGTGAGCTGGTCGATACGTCCTGTTCCGTTGGTCATCCTGTCCACGGTGTTGTCGTGCATGATGACGGGTTGACCGTCCTTGGTGAACTGCACATCCGTCTCGACCCAGTCCGCACCGTGATCGGCGGCTGCTTCCAGTGAGGCAATCGTGTTTTCCGGGGCGATCTCCGGGGCGCCACGGTGGCCGATGGCATAGGTGCGGGCGCAAGAAACAGCTGAACTCCGCTGCGCAATGCGGATCTCGTCGATGGTGCCGACGACGTATTCATGCCAGGTGCCTTGGTGGAGCAGCCGGCCGATCTGCAGGCCGCCGTCGGCTCGCCACGGTGTGGTGAACGGGACCGACTGCTGCAACTTGCCGTCTACGAACAGCGACAGTGTCTGCTTGGCCGCATCGTAGGAACCGGTCAGATGGGTCCATACGCCCGAGTGAGCCGCATTGTTGCTCACGGCCCGGACTATGGTCGTGTCGTCGGTGTCCTTCGTGCGTCGGTTGAAAGCCCACTTGTCGTAGGTCTTCGAGTAGTAGAGCTGGAAGCCGCTTGCCCGGTTGCCGGCCTGCGACAGGAACGTGTAGTTGCGGTCTTTGTTGTCGAGCTTGACCCAGGCCGATACGGAGAATGATTTCGTGGTGTCCACCACCGGTCCGGCTGTAGCGGCGTAGGCGGATGTTCCGTTCAGACGCAGGGCGGTGCCGACCTTGCCCACGACGCCCAGCTGAGCGCCGCTGCCGGCCAGGGTGGCGACGGGGCCTGCGCCATGACCACCGCTGACCCGTGCACTGCCTGACTCTTCGTCCAGGGGGAAGGAGGCCAGCTCCTGCAGGTGGGTCGGCAGTCCGCCGTCGGCGATCGCGGCGACATCGGCCGGTGCGGCGACGGACTGAATGGTCCGCACCTCATCGACAAGACCGCGGGTGTTCTCCTGCCAGGCACCTTGGAAGTGCAGTCGCCCGATCTGCAGACCACCGTCGGCTCGCCACGGAGTAGTGAACTGAACCGACTGCTGCAACTTGCCGTCTACGAACAGCGACAGTGTCTGCTTGGCCGCATCGTAGGAACCGGCTAGATGAGTCCATACGCCCGAGTGAGCCGCATTGTTGCTCACGGCCCGGACTATGGTGGTGTCGTCGGTGTCCTTGGTGTGCCGGTTGAACACCCACTTGTCGTAGGCCTTCGAGTAGTAGAGCTGGAAGCCGCTTGCCCGGTTGCCGGCCTGCGACAGGAACGTGTAGTTGCGGTCCTTGTTGTCGAGCTTGACCCAGGCCGATACCGAGAAAGATTTCGTGGTGTCCACCACCGGCCCGGCCGTAGCCGCATACGACGACGTCCCGTTCAGACGCAGGGCGGTACCCGTCCGGCCGGCAACACCCAGCTCGGCCCCGCCGCCCAACTGCGCCACGAACTCCTCAGCCACACCACCCGACATCCGCCGCGCACCAGCACCCTCATCCAAGCCGAACGCTGCCTCTTCGGCCGAGGAGGCATGAGCTACGGAAGCTGTTGCCTCGGGCGATGTCGCGAACAGTGAGGGCCCAGTGGCCGTCAACAGGACGGCGGCCAACGCCATAAAAGACTGTGAAGGCAGCTTTAAGCTACCGCGCGATTTCATTCGAGATCCTCATTCAATAGGAGGCCAGGCGTATGGAGCGGTAGCTCACCTGCCGGCGCGGAAGGGGCACCGGGCCCGGCAGATCCTGCCGGGCCCAGGTGCCGCTGAGAATGTGTTTCAGTGACTACTAGCCGGTGATCTGGATACCCTCGTTGGCGAGTTCTTCAGCCTCGATGGATCGGTCCCAGATACGGACGTTGTCGATGGCTCCGGCGAAGTGTTCCTGCCAGACGCCTTGGTAGAAGAGCCTGCCGATCTGCAGGGTGCTGCCGGCTCGCCACGGAGTAGTGAAGTCGGCTGCTGTCTGCGGCTTTCCGTTGACGAACAGCTGGACCTTCTTGGTCGCGGAGTCGTACACGCCGGCCAGGTGCGTCCAGGTTCCGGCCTGCGCCGCATCCGCACTCACGGACCGGGCGATGGTGGTGTCGTCGGTGTCCTTGGTGTGTCGGTTGAACACCCACTTGTCGTAGGTCTTCGAGTAGTAGAGCTGGAAGCCGCTTGCCCGGTTGCCGGCCTGCGACAGGAACGTGTAGTTGCGGTCTTTGTTGTCGAGCTTGACCCAGGCCGATACGGAGAATGATTTCGTGGTGTCCACCACCGGTCCGGCTGTAGCGGCGTAGGCGGATGTTCCGTTCAGACGCAGGGCGGTGCCGACCTTGCCCACGACGCCCAGCTGAGCGCCGCTGCCGGCCAGGGTGGCGACGGGGCCTGCGCCATGACCACCGCTGACCCGTGCACTGCCTGACTCTTCGTCCAGGGGGAAGGAGGCCAGCTCCTGCAGGTGGGTCGGCAGTCCGCCGTCGGCGATCGCGGCGACATCGGCCGGTGCGGCGACGGACTGAATGGTCCGCACCTCATCGACAAGACCGCGGGTGTTCTCCTGCCAGGCACCTTGGAAGTGCAGTCGCCCGATCTGCAGACCACCGTCGGCTCGCCACGGAGTAGTGAAGTCGGCTGCTGTCTGCGGCTTTCCGTTGACGAACAGCTGGACCTTCTTGGTCGCGGAGTCGTACACGCCGGCCAGGTGCGTCCAGGTTCCGGCCTGCGCCGCATCCGCACTCACGGACCGGGCGATGGTGGTGTCGTCGGTGTCCTTGGTGTGTCGGTTGAACACCCACTTGTCGTAGGTCTTCGAGTAGTAGAGCTGGAAGCCGCTTGCCCGGTTGCCGGCCTGCGACAGGAACGTGTAGTTGCGGTCCTTGTTGTCGAGCTTGACCCAGGCCGATACCGAGAAAGATTTCGTGGTGTCCACCACCGGCCCGGCCGTAGCCGCATACGACGACGTCCCGTTCAGACGCAGGGCGGTACCCGTCCGGCCGGCAACACCCAGCTCGGCCCCGCCGCCCAACTGCGCCACGAACTCCTCAGCCACACCACCCGACATCCGCCGCGCACCAGCACCCTCATCCAAGCCGAACGCTGCCTTGCCGCTGAAGGTGCTGCTCTTGAGCCACCCGGAGATGTTGTCGGTGCGAGCCGCGATCGCGTCGGCGCTCTGACCGGACTGACCGAAACAGCCGGGATGGTCGGCGCGACTTTGAACCGCCGTGATGCGTCCGTTGCCGTCGAGAACGGGGCCTCCGGCATCGCCCTTGCAGATCCGGCCGCCTGTCAGCTCCAGGGTGGTGGCGGCGTCGCCTTTCTGGGTCACGGTGCTGTGGTGCGGACTGCTGGGTACCCACTCAGTGGCGGTACGGCCGAACCCTGCAGCCAGCAGCGTAGTTCCATCAGCGGAGACGCTTCCCGCGAGCGTGGCGGGGTTGATGCCGGTGACCGGGGTGGCCAGCCGGGCGAGCAGCACGTCCCGGTCGCTCCGCGGGATCAAATAATTGATCTTTACCGGGGGTTGCCCGGCGAAGGTGGCGGTGGCGTCGAGCGTTGGCGCAGCCGCGGTCCGCAGCGGGCGGGACGGGTTCTCCGTGAGGCAGCTTGCAGCAGTCAGCACCCATGTCCGGTCGATGAGTGCACCGCTGCAGCTTCGACCGCCCTCATAGCCCGGCTTGTTCACTGTGACGCGGGCCAACCACGGACGATCGGCATCTCCCGACAACTTCGGAGGCGTTGGCCTGTCCTGACCTACGCCGATCTCGACCAGAAGGTGTTCGCGGGCCTGCGGGTCGGTGGATTCTCCGACCGGAGTCCAGGTGTCCTTGCCGACCTCAACTTCCACCTTCTTGCTGTCCGGCGTGGTGAGAGTGATGTCGGCAGCGTGATCGGCGCTCCCCTTGACCGCGAACACGGCCGGGATCTCCATGGTGAGGTACCCGGAAGTACCTGTGATGCGGAAGCAGACCTTGT is part of the Streptomyces platensis genome and harbors:
- a CDS encoding IPT/TIG domain-containing protein, whose product is MPPPCASAPTRSSPPSSTTARWALPRPAGDTAGAVAVSVITAGGASKSWYYTYAGAPTVTALSPTFGAPSGGMAFTLTGTNLTRASVTFNGVPGTSIVVNGAGTSLTGTAPHRRAPAPSRSPRRAATRPSPAASPTPSSAPTSPTPAPAASPSSTRGLSRSRT
- a CDS encoding glycosyltransferase, producing the protein MKIAFLINNAFGIGGTIRSTMNLSHALAARHAVEVVSVHRVSDTPALALDKRVRLTSLIDMRENSPGCERRHELTRQPCTMFPDTGAAANSGRLPYSALHDERIGTWLRHTDADVVIATRPDLNGYLARDARSRYLRIGQEHLSLDAHSPTLRGHQADAIAGLDAFVTVSEADASQYRAALPGVSTRILCIPNSVPVPAVDPSTRRSKVIVAAGRLVSIKRYDRLIDAFAEVAADHPDWTLRIYGRGPDKPRLREQIDRLGLYEQVRLMGPVAPIETEWAKGAIAAVSSDMESFGMTIVEAMHCGVPVIATDCPHGPAEIIDHDTNGVLVPLQDSSDAYVDALRQLMTDDALRDRLGDAARERARAFAPASAARRYERLFGDLQTTDRPSLLTRLRSAVRAAAPAVHTRRQQRPAQAATEPHHITAPRASARARALSDDALLIRLVADTLPTGLLDFVARLRKDPKGREIRLPISEATAPDQTDPHIILPVGAELTEGRWDCYVAHRDSNTAARRTRLTAALTEQAALVGRHPIAGRNGVSACIPYTTSDGYLALRTWHRPAHAEVHRITIDGAHVSVTATLLSPNIKANLTAAAVVAASRTGPEHDFTTSVTQIADGSFEFTLDYRDMLNHRRAEHDLWDLRLRLNSPGHAPIPIGRIGGDIVDRKMTDKTPVTHLAHPKRGMTRLTPFFTVDNNLALSAKDIPESARDQRVVCSG
- a CDS encoding glycerophosphodiester phosphodiesterase family protein; translated protein: MALAAVLLTATGPSLFATSPEATASVAHASSAEEAAFGLDEGAGARRMSGGVAEEFVAQLGGGAELGVAGRTGTALRLNGTSSYAATAGPVVDTTKSFSVSAWVKLDNKDRNYTFLSQAGNRASGFQLYYSKAYDKWVFNRHTKDTDDTTIVRAVSNNAAHSGVWTHLAGSYDAAKQTLSLFVDGKLQQSVQFTTPWRADGGLQIGRLHFQGAWQENTRGLVDEVRTIQSVAAPADVAAIADGGLPTHLQELASFPLDEESGSARVSGGHGAGPVATLAGSGAQLGVVGKVGTALRLNGTSAYAATAGPVVDTTKSFSVSAWVKLDNKDRNYTFLSQAGNRASGFQLYYSKTYDKWAFNRRTKDTDDTTIVRAVSNNAAHSGVWTHLTGSYDAAKQTLSLFVDGKLQQSVPFTTPWRADGGLQIGRLLHQGTWHEYVVGTIDEIRIAQRSSAVSCARTYAIGHRGAPEIAPENTIASLEAAADHGADWVETDVQFTKDGQPVIMHDNTVDRMTNGTGRIDQLTAEEISRLRVKGGGHVPTLEEVLSSLKNRPARLLLEIKGPQTSAAVEHALKLVAEAGMNERTVVQSFDEDVVRHAAASGYRTKVALLRSKLDPDPVATARTFALSAYAVNFKGLSARPAVVEQLKAAGVEVFVWTVDSETDWQLAASWGVDGVITNRPELFLPWRQSHCPEATQ
- a CDS encoding LamG-like jellyroll fold domain-containing protein, whose protein sequence is MNLARRTLVMGAAAAACATAVIAPTSHGSLPQLPMETVADAQPGHAIEDFVHPDADKIKEEKGITLKRGDGRIILAECGSSAGLMEVWSRKNDKVCFRITGTSGYLTMEIPAVFAVKGSADHAADITLTTPDSKKVEVEVGKDTWTPVGESTDPQAREHLLVEIGVGQDRPTPPKLSGDADRPWLARVTVNKPGYEGGRSCSGALIDRTWVLTAASCLTENPSRPLRTAAAPTLDATATFAGQPPVKINYLIPRSDRDVLLARLATPVTGINPATLAGSVSADGTTLLAAGFGRTATEWVPSSPHHSTVTQKGDAATTLELTGGRICKGDAGGPVLDGNGRITAVQSRADHPGCFGQSGQSADAIAARTDNISGWLKSSTFSGKAAFGLDEGAGARRMSGGVAEEFVAQLGGGAELGVAGRTGTALRLNGTSSYAATAGPVVDTTKSFSVSAWVKLDNKDRNYTFLSQAGNRASGFQLYYSKTYDKWVFNRHTKDTDDTTIARSVSADAAQAGTWTHLAGVYDSATKKVQLFVNGKPQTAADFTTPWRADGGLQIGRLHFQGAWQENTRGLVDEVRTIQSVAAPADVAAIADGGLPTHLQELASFPLDEESGSARVSGGHGAGPVATLAGSGAQLGVVGKVGTALRLNGTSAYAATAGPVVDTTKSFSVSAWVKLDNKDRNYTFLSQAGNRASGFQLYYSKTYDKWVFNRHTKDTDDTTIARSVSADAAQAGTWTHLAGVYDSATKKVQLFVNGKPQTAADFTTPWRAGSTLQIGRLFYQGVWQEHFAGAIDNVRIWDRSIEAEELANEGIQITG